A portion of the Luxibacter massiliensis genome contains these proteins:
- a CDS encoding flagellin N-terminal helical domain-containing protein produces MRIQHNITALNAHRNLTNNNSSVSKNLEKLSSGYRINRAGDDAAGLAISEKMRAQITGLETAQKNAEDGVSLVQTAEGALTEVHSMLNRMVELATQSANGTYSDSNRAEMQKEIDALRKEIDRISNTSNFNGTKLFQGGSATDADAVTVTPPAADTIAFTDGGGGNNATAVFDVAGVAFDKDGDVTVSLGGKSYAVSVTADMTDAEFATALADAINADKIDDAAGAGEFTAAVANDTEITLTSANQTAVADADLKTALGGTFEIKAKAAEGTESTQNTRAAGDTEAAYKKDDVFTYDFSKITTAPQDTETVEILGKTFTFKNTTAAAGDVEIDAGGDLDQTLANLADAINADADISKNFKAAFADGKLTLTAIADGAAGADVPADLAGTWAAGNVAVEAPAGDDGGEDAGGETTIKLHVGESSDDNNTIEVKIKAMSSKSLGIDALNIGTAEGAKAAIDVINTAIDSISSIRSDLGALQNRLEHTINNLGVQTENITAAESRIRDVDMAKEMMAYTKNNILVQASQAMLAQANQVPQGVLQLLQ; encoded by the coding sequence ATGAGAATCCAACACAACATTACGGCGTTAAACGCACACAGGAATTTGACAAATAACAACTCTTCTGTATCTAAAAACCTGGAGAAGTTATCTTCCGGTTACAGAATCAACCGGGCAGGTGACGATGCCGCAGGCCTTGCTATTTCTGAAAAAATGCGTGCTCAGATCACAGGTCTTGAGACAGCTCAGAAAAATGCAGAGGACGGTGTTTCTCTCGTACAGACAGCAGAGGGGGCCCTGACAGAAGTCCACTCTATGTTAAACCGTATGGTAGAGCTGGCTACACAGTCTGCAAATGGTACTTACTCTGACAGTAACCGCGCAGAGATGCAGAAGGAAATTGACGCCCTCAGGAAAGAAATTGACCGCATCAGTAATACATCTAACTTCAATGGCACAAAATTATTCCAGGGCGGATCTGCTACAGATGCAGATGCAGTCACCGTAACCCCGCCGGCTGCGGACACTATAGCTTTCACCGATGGCGGTGGTGGTAATAATGCCACAGCTGTATTTGATGTTGCTGGGGTTGCCTTTGACAAAGACGGTGACGTCACTGTATCTTTAGGTGGTAAATCTTATGCTGTATCTGTAACAGCAGATATGACAGATGCTGAATTTGCCACTGCTTTGGCAGATGCAATCAATGCTGATAAAATTGACGATGCCGCAGGCGCCGGTGAATTTACAGCTGCTGTAGCTAATGATACAGAAATCACCCTCACCTCTGCAAACCAGACTGCTGTAGCTGACGCAGATCTAAAAACTGCCCTTGGCGGAACTTTTGAAATCAAAGCGAAAGCTGCTGAGGGAACAGAGAGCACTCAGAATACAAGAGCTGCCGGGGATACAGAAGCTGCTTATAAGAAAGATGATGTATTTACTTATGATTTCAGTAAAATCACTACGGCGCCTCAAGATACTGAGACAGTGGAAATCTTAGGCAAAACATTTACATTTAAAAACACAACAGCCGCTGCAGGAGATGTTGAAATCGATGCTGGTGGTGATTTGGATCAGACATTGGCTAATCTTGCCGACGCAATCAATGCCGACGCTGACATTTCCAAAAACTTTAAGGCCGCTTTCGCAGATGGAAAGCTGACTCTGACCGCTATTGCAGACGGCGCTGCAGGCGCAGACGTCCCTGCAGATCTGGCCGGCACATGGGCCGCTGGTAATGTTGCAGTGGAAGCTCCGGCGGGAGACGATGGCGGTGAAGATGCCGGTGGCGAGACAACAATTAAGCTGCATGTTGGAGAGTCTTCTGACGACAACAACACTATCGAAGTGAAGATTAAAGCCATGAGTTCAAAATCTCTCGGCATAGATGCGCTGAACATCGGAACTGCAGAAGGGGCAAAGGCAGCTATTGATGTAATCAATACTGCAATTGACAGCATCTCCAGCATCCGCTCTGACTTAGGCGCACTGCAAAACCGTCTTGAACACACCATCAACAACCTGGGTGTACAGACAGAAAACATTACAGCTGCAGAGAGCCGTATCCGCGACGTAGACATGGCTAAAGAAATGATGGCTTATACTAAGAATAATATTCTTGTGCAGGCTTCCCAGGCTATGCTTGCCCAGGCAAATCAGGTTCCACAGGGAGTCCTTCAGTTGTTACAGTAA
- a CDS encoding flagellin N-terminal helical domain-containing protein produces the protein MRIQHNITALNAHRNLTNNNSSVSKNLEKLSSGYRINRAGDDAAGLAISEKMRAQITGLETAQKNAEDGVSLVQTAEGALTEVHSMLNRMVELATQSANGTYSESNRQEMQKEIDALREEIDRISDTANFNGTNLFGGGAGGNQPVGPSISGTVGGVDVAVTNPPASPASAEIAATDFGGLTDGVSYNFTVSYKDATGAAQTKTISVTAGADDKATAAAFQTAFEGDADLSALFDVAIDATTSDVTITSTNDAASITGVAEDGGTATLNPTLNDAVPASTSYDLSGTFAAGDTITIGNETYTYDTNADGSDGKTFKDLTTLKAAVDKNGNYEIDITTPTNVTVTDKAAGAAAPAAAAGGKTTIALHVGESSSESNTINVEIDAMSSGTLGIDQIDITTVDGAKAAIDTVNTAIDTVSSIRSSLGALQNRLEHTINNLGVQTENITAAESRIRDVDMAKEMMAYTKNNILVQASQAMLAQANQVPQGVLQLLQ, from the coding sequence ATGAGAATCCAACACAACATTACAGCGTTAAACGCACACAGGAATTTGACAAATAACAACTCTTCTGTATCTAAGAATCTGGAAAAGTTATCTTCCGGTTACAGAATCAACCGGGCAGGTGACGATGCCGCAGGCCTTGCTATTTCTGAAAAAATGCGCGCTCAGATCACAGGTCTTGAGACAGCTCAGAAAAATGCAGAGGACGGTGTTTCTCTTGTACAGACAGCAGAGGGGGCCCTGACAGAAGTCCACTCTATGTTAAACCGTATGGTAGAGCTGGCTACACAGTCTGCAAACGGTACATACTCTGAGAGTAACCGCCAGGAAATGCAGAAAGAAATTGACGCGTTGAGGGAAGAAATCGACCGTATCAGCGACACAGCCAATTTCAACGGGACAAATCTGTTCGGTGGTGGCGCTGGCGGAAACCAGCCAGTTGGCCCATCAATTTCTGGTACTGTTGGCGGTGTTGACGTTGCGGTGACAAACCCCCCAGCTTCTCCCGCTTCTGCTGAGATCGCAGCAACAGATTTCGGTGGTTTAACTGACGGTGTGTCTTATAATTTCACAGTTTCATACAAAGATGCCACTGGCGCGGCACAGACCAAAACAATTTCTGTTACCGCCGGTGCAGATGATAAGGCAACTGCCGCTGCTTTCCAGACAGCCTTTGAGGGAGATGCGGATTTATCTGCACTTTTTGATGTTGCAATTGACGCTACTACGAGTGATGTCACAATCACCTCTACAAATGACGCCGCTTCTATTACAGGAGTTGCAGAAGATGGTGGTACAGCAACATTAAACCCAACCCTTAACGATGCTGTTCCTGCATCCACGTCCTATGACTTAAGCGGAACGTTTGCTGCTGGGGATACAATTACAATTGGCAATGAAACTTACACATATGACACAAATGCAGACGGATCAGATGGAAAAACATTTAAAGATCTGACTACACTGAAAGCTGCCGTTGACAAAAATGGTAACTACGAGATAGATATCACTACCCCTACAAATGTTACAGTTACAGATAAGGCTGCCGGAGCAGCAGCACCTGCAGCTGCAGCAGGCGGTAAGACTACAATCGCCCTCCATGTAGGAGAATCTTCATCTGAAAGTAACACAATCAATGTTGAAATCGATGCTATGAGTTCTGGCACCTTAGGCATTGACCAGATAGATATTACAACAGTAGACGGCGCTAAGGCTGCTATCGATACTGTTAATACAGCTATTGATACCGTATCCAGCATCCGTTCCAGCCTCGGTGCACTGCAAAACCGTCTTGAACACACCATCAACAACCTGGGTGTGCAGACAGAAAACATCACAGCCGCAGAGAGCCGTATCCGCGATGTAGACATGGCTAAAGAAATGATGGCTTATACAAAGAATAATATTCTTGTGCAGGCTTCCCAGGCTATGCTTGCCCAGGCAAATCAGGTTCCACAGGGAGTCCTTCAGTTGTTACAGTAA